In a single window of the Antedon mediterranea chromosome 1, ecAntMedi1.1, whole genome shotgun sequence genome:
- the LOC140045158 gene encoding fibrinogen-like protein A — protein sequence MDCRMLVIGCMLVVMAAACCPEDDCGCSSRKKGFMQDCSKILENDPSAKSGDYLIQPHDEQPEFMVYCDMRKDCGWTVIQRREDGLVDFYRDWTEYKKGFGNVNSEFWLGNEQIHRITFDGSFELLVEMTDHLDEMKIARYSHFRIGTEDSKYTLKFSGYTGTAGDSLTYNNGGQFTTYDRDNDKWSGINCAADYNKGAWWYKNCGYSNLNGLYLTPGSTSGWTGIFWYHFKNTESLKKTVMMVKRAP from the exons ATGGATTGCAGAATGTTAGTAATTGGCTGTATGTTGGTTGTGATGGCTGCTGCCTGCTGCCCAGAAGATGATTGTGGATGCTCTTCTAGAA agAAGGGATTTATGCAGGATTGTAGTAAAATTTTGGAGAACGATCCTTCTGCTAAAAGTGGTGATTATTTGATACAGCCACACGATGAACAACCTGAGTTTATGGTCTACTGTGACATGAGGAAAGATTGCGGATGGACA GTGATACAAAGAAGAGAAGATGGATTGGTCGATTTCTACCGTGATTGGACAGAATACAAAAAAGGTTTTGGAAACGTGAACTCAGAATTCTGGCTTGGTAATGAACAGATACACCGTATAACATTTGATGGCAGTTTTGAGCTCTTAGTAGAGATGACTGACCACTTGGATGAAATGAAGATCGCAAGATATTCTCACTTTCGTATTGGTACTGAGGACTCTAAGTATACTTTGAAATTCAGTGGATACACAGGAACTGCAG gtgaTTCTTTGACATACAACAATGGTGGacaatttacaacgtatgaTAGAGACAATGATAAGTGGAGTGGTATTAACTGTGCTGCTGACTATAACAAAGGTGCTTGGTGGTACAAGAACTGTGGTTATTCAAACCTGAATGGGCTTTACCTTACACCAGGATCTACTTCTGGTTGGACTGGCATATTTTGGTATCATTTCAAGAATACAGAGAGTCTCAAGAagacagtgatgatggttaaaagagcacCATAA
- the LOC140045163 gene encoding angiopoietin-related protein 2-like, with product MDFRMLVIGCMLVVMAAACCPEDDCGCPSRKKCFLRDCGEILENDPSAPSGDYLIQPHDGEPEFMVYCNMRKDGGWTVIQRREDGSENFYRNWANYKKGFGNVHSEFWLGNENINRITFDGHFELLVEMTDQLDEMKFARYSHFLIDTEDSNYALTISGYTGTAGDSLTYHNGQQFSTYDRDNDKYSINCAESWKGAWWYYACAYSNLNGLYLTPGSSSYTGIFWYHFKGTSYSLKKTVMMVKRAP from the exons ATGGATTTCAGAATGTTAGTAATTGGTTGTATGTTGGTTGTGATGGCTGCTGCCTGCTGCCCTGAAGATGATTGTGGATGCCCTTCTAGAA agAAGTGTTTTTTAAGGGACTGTGGTGAAATTTTGGAAAATGATCCTTCTGCTCCAAGTGGCGATTATTTGATACAGCCACATGACGGAGAACCTGAGTTTATGGTCTACTGTAACATGAGGAAAGATGGCGGATGGACA GTGATACAACGAAGAGAGGATGGTTCGGAAAATTTCTACCGCAATTGGGCAAACTACAAAAAGGGTTTTGGAAATGTCCACTCAGAGTTCTGGCTTGGTAACGAAAATATTAACCGTATAACATTTGATGGACATTTTGAGCTCTTAGTAGAGATGACAGACCAGTTGGATGAAATGAAGTTTGCAAGATATTCTCACTTTCTTATTGATACTGAGGATTCTAACTATGCTTTGACAATCAGTGGATACACAGGAACTGCAG gtgaTTCTTTGACATACCACAATGGTCAACAATTTTCAACATACGATAGAGACAATGATAAGTATAGTATTAACTGTGCTGAGTCTTGGAAAGGTGCTTGGTGGTACTATGCCTGTGCTTATTCAAACCTGAATGGGCTTTACCTTACACCAGGATCTTCTTCTTATACTGGCATATTTTGGTATCATTTCAAGGGAACTAGTTACAGTCTCAAGAagacagtgatgatggttaaaagagcacCATAA